The genomic segment attctagctcaatcggttaggcgtcagacttacttctcattccatcatgcaggcaggggttcgagtccgcgggtgaacatgattttttttttttttttttttttttagctatcttgcccacgatcaattataagaattctaacaaataatagctaaaatattgcaaaataaaacagattataattacttttttatatcatatctatttatctgtctgtctatctacctacatgacatatctatctctctgtctaatatatatctatctgtttgaatatgtccctctctctctatctatccatatgtctgtctgtctatcaacctacattgtatatctatctgtctgtttatctctctctctctctctctgtctaatatatatgtatctatctgtttagatatgtctatctatctatccatccatctgcctgtctctatctatctatctatctatatatctatctatctatctgtctgtctgtctctctatctatctatctatctgtctatctatctatctatctatctatatgtctgtctctctattcatctatatgtctgtctctctatctatctctgtctcgatctctatcaatctatatgtctgtctctgtatctatctatatgtctatctatctatctatctatctatctatctatctatctatctatctatatatctatctatatgtctgtctctctatctatctatatttctgtctctctgtctatctatatgtttgtctatctatatgtctgtctatctatccatgaagctatcacgagaaggagaaccatcttccaatttctctcttaatcctttgttatcgcttccttcgggcgaaggaacgatatctaacatcaattggcgagccgccaggcgaaagttagagcccgcttacataacgcgataggaccacgcagcatgaagctattacgagatagctcgtaatagcttcatgatatgtctgtctctctatctatatatatgtctgtctatctatctgtctatctatctatctgtctgtctctctttctatctatatgtttatatatgttttattaatataaccaccaatcatctctctatctatctatatatctatatatctatcaatctatctctctatctataagtctgtctctctatctatctatatgtctgtctctctatctatatgtctgtctctctatatctatctatatatgtctatgttttattaatataaccacctataatttatctctccatccatcactccatccatctaatataattatctttcttgtatgtatctgtttgattatgtaaatctgtttgtctatctatttttcaatctaatatctgtttaaatatttttttcctgtttatctatctatacgacagaccacctaattcgtccgcatgacgaattaaaatctagttgtAAATTCATTCCTAACTTTACGATCAGTTTTTGTGAAATACATCCCGATGAGCTAGACGCCTATTATATTCACTGACGTATTTCTTCACCTGACCCATCACCCCTTTCCATACAAAAGAGAATGTTTGTTTAATCATCACCTAAtgaggtatttttttttgttagcaAAAATATTGCAAAGAAACACAAAGGCGTCACTTCATTGTTCACAAGCTTGCTTTTGTCTCATGTTTTGAATTGAAACCTGCTACCTTAGATGGTACGGGAAATACACACGAAACATTTATACTATGACCTTGTTTCCGAAATCATTTTCAATAGTTATACCAAGTTTTAATAGTTATAGGTCTAGCTAGACAATTAGCAGgggaataagaaataaatagcCCGTATGTGTCTTTTTTGGTTTTTGAACCTTTCTTAAATAGCACTAAAGTGAATCATTACCATGATTTGGGACGATAAAAAAGGAATTCCTGCAAAAATATCTGACAACGGAGAAGAGGAAAGATTGGACAAAACAAACATGGTAAGTGTTTCATCTGTATTCAATCTGTTTCGTACCCAGTTATGCAGGTGTATTAGTTTTTGTGTGATTTATCAgagattttatttgaaataaataaattgttgtCTGTTTTCTAATTGCCAACACTTGTAAGGATGCTCATAATTCTTGATCGTGAAAGTGAACGCAGAGACAAAGAGAATCAAACTAAGAAATAACCCTTtccaaccccccaaaaaacatcACCCCCCCTCAACAGGACTTACGTCATCAGCGAAGCACCGATCCTGAGAGCATCTCATCCATCGAGGTAATAGGTATGGCGTCGATGATAAGTCATAGGGGCTTGAAATCATGGGACACGACATCATCGTACAGCGTTAGTGTGGTCAacggtaatgatgatgacgtcGAAAGGGAACATGATAAGTGTAATTCGTTGACAAGAAGACGAATTCCTCGGTGGGTTTTCTGCAGTGCTCTGATTGTTACATCGCTTCTTGTTGCAACTCTTCTTGTTACTCTCTCGGGTAAATATTGTATTTCAGGTCATCCTAAAATTCATCACTGAGACTTATCAATTTCTAATCAAACTAATAAAAATTCATCATAAAGAAATTCATCAGTTTGGGCAGAAAATAGCAAGGGGATTGATTCATGATTATTTTCCGAAATACCCCCCTATTTTTCTGTATCTTTGAATGTAACTTACCTCCCCCCCCCTGCATGGGGGATTCATGGTCTTTTATAATTAGTGGGGTTTATGGAGAACtcaagaaaattagaataatgtGGTATACTAAGCATTGAATACATCAGcatatcttattattattttatttaaaggggTTTACTTAATGGCActtttgtttttgaaaattttgaattttgaagtaTTACTTTTGTTCATGAGTATTATTGATATGTTTCAGTAATACCGATGCTTGGACTTGAAACAACaacgatgatgacaatgacgacGCTGAACTCGATTAATACTCCAGCCGCCATTGTAACAGGTATGCGTATTGACTTAAACTATAAGACCTTGATGCTGATCTCActtcatttcattcaaatgtatgaaataatgatacattataatatatttaatatatatatttaatcgTAGAATTCAATATTCATACAATAACATTACATGATCGTGACAGTAAAACACGGGGAGGAATCAAATGCAAGGTGCCGCTAAAAGGCGCtaaatacattttgaaactGAATCCAATGTTACTAcctgattttgaaaatttaagtCCTACCGAATGTTTGAGAGGAACTGCATATTTTGGTTTGTATATTTTCGCAAAGACTATTATTATGGCAATGTCTAATGCAGGCGGGGGTAGCTGCATCGTTGGTAGAAGCCTATATACAGATAGGTCCAATTTTTTGGTGTGATATACAGATTGTTTTACTGGTAATTATGAATGTCATGATAAGATATGGTACAATGTTTGCTGTGTAACTCCATATTTCTTTCTTAGATGAAGAAGCAAACGCTTGTTTATCCGGCGAGTTCTGGTGTGGTGATGATACTAACATACCCGAGTGTATACCAGGCGAATGGCGATGTGATGGAGAGATCGATTGCACAACTGGACGAGACGAAAAATATTGTGAAGGTAATGTAGAACCAATTTCTTGCTCTCGCACTTCGGGCCCCTAAAGcattgttttattattcatatcatcACCCATTTACAATTAAATAGAAGGGGAATGTTTCACCAAGTTCTTCTTGTATCACAGTCAAGTCGCTCTGTGTTTGATCTCAGATATATCATTCtctagcccccctcccccatacaCCCCTccacatctctctctctctctcgctcctTCCCCTAATTCCAACACTTTCTGTTCTGATTTCAGATTCTTCTGTGATCACCAACACGACTAAGGAGCCACGCCCATGCGTCGCATGGCAACAAACTTTCAACGAATCGTGTGGAGGGCAGAACTCATCGGCGGGATGCGTGTACATCCCTCAATGCCATGCCGACGGTTCGCGATGGACAATCACCCAGTGTACGTCGGATCGACGGTCGTGTTGGTGTGTAGACCAAAACGATGGGCGTACTATAGCTGAGACATTCACTGGGGTAGATGTGTTAATTGATGGAGAAGTTCTGGATTGTCCGTGATTTAAATTAATAACATTGAGGGACAAGTGAGCCTGACTTCTGACTTTAccttaagaccttaaaattCGTATCTCATATATCATCCATAATAATAAGTCTGGTTTACCTTctagagacccccccccctccacacacacacacacacgaagATCTCATGATACCTAGGAGAAAAAAGTTCCATGTAAAGATTACTTTCAATAAGGGataactctttaaaaaaaaaatcatcctgtCACAAGGCAACTGTCATAGCTAGGTCACTAGTTCAGAAACATCAATCCATGTAAGAAAATGTAAGTGTTGATATGTAGGTTTGCTAGGACTTCAAGCATTGTCCCCCATCCTCTATGGAGTGAAGAGGACGTTTCTCAGGAAACCACTTGTCAGCTTTAGAGATTTCAATCCCTCATTTTAGCAGTTggggaattttcattttgattttgctTTTCACCATTACATTTTAAACTTGGCCTACCATTTTGAAAAAACTCTGGATTTACCACTAGTCTTGCCAAACCACCAACGGTCCCATCACAAGTCAATTCATAATCATAGGGCTAAATATTGAAATGGTAAGGGGGAAGGAAGACATTTCTTAACCATTATGGCACACCTTGCTTTTATCTATCCCCAACTCTCAGATTTCTTGccaatgtattttttccttcaaataaCACAACACAATCTTCCATTAAATCAAATTCATCATTAATAGTCATTGTCAAACAAGCTTAAAAGTTTCTTCCATTTTTATTACAATGAAAAGTGATTTACAGATCTATAGCTGTATTATCCATTGCATCTTCTTGGTGCATCCTTCACAATATATTCATCAGTGTTTATAagtttaaaaatacaaacataccTGCATTTTCTCATAAAACAGCGATTTCTCAGAGCAAAATTTTCACACCTACATAGTGCATGGTTTATTTCCTACAAATCGTGGCCATGATTTACGCAACAGCAAATATAAATTTAAGCTTACTAATAGTTCACAAGCCAATAACACATATTTGAATGTGAAAAATCtggtgtaaaatgtgatttAAAAGACAAAGTGAGTAACATCAATGTGGATAATTGTGGGAACTTCATAAAAAGTAAATGACTTTTTCATGGTTGTCAAAGTAGATCAAATTTGAGTGCAACATGCATTCCACCAGATACAATAGACCAGTCTTCATGGAAGCTGATAAGTAGCTAGAAAATGTGGCAGAAAGGAAGACAGGGAGGGGGGAGACGAGAGAAGGATGGAGAAATTAAATTACaaattgtggggggggggtattgttTCGTAGACAGAAAACGAAATGAATTGGAAACAATTTTAACAGGAAAGCATATcaacaaaaaagacaaaatgagttttttaaatgttgagTTGTtagcagaaaattgaaaaagagaAATCTGAATTT from the Lytechinus pictus isolate F3 Inbred chromosome 1, Lp3.0, whole genome shotgun sequence genome contains:
- the LOC129258025 gene encoding uncharacterized protein LOC129258025, coding for MIWDDKKGIPAKISDNGEEERLDKTNMDLRHQRSTDPESISSIEVIGMASMISHRGLKSWDTTSSYSVSVVNGNDDDVEREHDKCNSLTRRRIPRWVFCSALIVTSLLVATLLVTLSVIPMLGLETTTMMTMTTLNSINTPAAIVTDEEANACLSGEFWCGDDTNIPECIPGEWRCDGEIDCTTGRDEKYCEDSSVITNTTKEPRPCVAWQQTFNESCGGQNSSAGCVYIPQCHADGSRWTITQCTSDRRSCWCVDQNDGRTIAETFTGVDVLIDGEVLDCP